In the Desulfovibrio psychrotolerans genome, CCACAATTCCGTTCAGGGCGTTGTCCAGCGCATCCTCTGTCTCAAACCCGGCAATATCCACCACTTCCGTCACCCACACCACAGGCGCAAGCTGCTGATACGCAAGGGAAACCGCTCCATCCCGGCTCACCTCCGCCACCACGCAGCCATGTGCCCCCCCTTCATTTATGTGCAGTCCCTGCGGGCTGCCGGGGTAGACCACATACGGGCTGCGGCTGACCACCTGCGGCTCATGGATATGCCCGAGCGCCCAGTAATCAAGGCCGGATTCCCGCAACTCCCGCATGGTTGCAGGAGCATACAGGTCCGATGTCGCCACGGCGTCCAGCGTACAGTGCAGCACCCCTATCTGAAAGGCGTCATGCAGCGAGCGAGAAAATTTCCGGGCCAGCGAACGGCGTTCCTTGTCCGTCCAGTGGCTCACGCCGTGCACCACGGCGGCAGGGGCATCGGGCGGGGATATGGCGAAGAATTCCGGCGTATCAGCCCTGAACACGGTCACGTTGTCCGGCAGGCGGATGGAGGCGGACTGCCTGGACAGCGGGTCGTGGTTGCCATGGGCGATAAACACGGGCACCCCTGCCGTTGCAAGCCGCGCACACCCGTCCCGCAGTGCAAGGCGGGCCTTCAGGCTGCCTTCCTCAAAATTATGGATATCGCCCGCCAGCAGCACAAAGTCCGGACGCAGGGCGCAGCCCAGGTCCACCAGACGCGAAAAGGCCGTGAATGTGGCCCTGCTCAGCACCGTGCGCACAGCCTCGGGCACTTCGGATGAAAGCCCTCTGAATGCGGCATCCAAGTGCAGGTCTGCCGCATGGATGAACCGCAGCGGCCGGTCCTTCTGCGAAGATGCGCTCAAGGCTCCGCCGGAAGCCGCCAGCCCGCCATATATGCCGGATGTGCCAGATATGTCGGATATGCCGGATATGTCGGATATGCCGGATATGTCGGACATGTCGGATATGCCAGAATCGTGGACCGCAGCAGCCTCAACGGCACCCTCGACAGCAGACACCACCGCAGGCACCGCGGCAGGCATCATGTCGGGCACAATGGCAGACTCAACATCAAGCGCACTCCCATACTCGGAAGGGGTGCCCGGAGCACGTGCGGCACTCTGTTCGGGGCCTGTTCGGGAGTCGTTGTTGTCCCCCGGAGATGATGCGTTCATAAGGGTTTTTCATAGGCTGAAGGGTTGTCATAAGGGCGGCAGCCACGCAGACCGGGCCTTCCGGCCAGACCATACGGCCAAGACCAAACGACCGGGCCATACGACTAGACCAGTCGGCCACGCGGGCAGCAGACGCACCCTAGCACAAACCGCCACCGACTTGAATGGGCAAAAGCCCACCACTCCTACGTGCGGAGACAACGCCTATGAAACGCCGGATAAGAAGGCTCCGCGACAACGCGAAAATGGAGGGAGGGAGGGAGGGAGGGAGGGAGGGCAAGCCCGCGCAGGAACGGATAAAGCCGAATGAACCAGATACGCCGGATGGGGCCAAGTCAGACCGAATGAGGCCAGATGAGGCCAGAGAAGGCCAGAGAAGATCGGGCGAGACCAATAAAATCGGATACAATCAGATGGGATCGGACAGAGACCGGATGCGGCCCGGTGCGGCCGGACAAGGCTGGGTGCGGAAAACGGATCAGGACTCCGGAGTAACGACCATGCCCGTGTGCAGGTTGCGGGCAATAATCTGATGGATGGCGTCCGCCACAGCCATGGCCGTGGCCTGATCCTGCTGGAACACGTTCTTGCCCGCCTCCACCCGGACCCGCGTCACCGTGTCCGTGATGCGGTGCAGTTCCACGGTAACGGGGTACTCCGCTGTCTTGGCGTGGAACACATCGCCTTCCTTCACGCCCTCCACATTATCCAGGCCAATGGACATTTCGTGCAGGGCTGCATGGGTGGCCCGGTACACGCACCAGTAAGGCTGCACGTATGAGCGTTCCACCACTTCTTCCATGGTGCTTTTCGCAGTGGTCACGCCGGCCGCGGCAATCCCCACAGCGGCCACAACGCAGCCGGACTGCAACGGCATAAGCCCCAGCAGCAGAATGCACAGCAGGCGTTTCATCCATGGCATAAGCTAAAACCGGGCTCCCGTATCAGCAATTACCGCCGTACCTTCATGCCCCGGTCCCCATTCCGCAAACATGACGTACCTGCCGCGTAAAACGCGGTCCTGTTCCAGTGTGGGTGACGATAGCAACACACTCAATATCCGTCAATGGGATGCCCGGCAGGAGCCCGGCGTAATTCCGGCGGAAAGACAGAACGCGCAAAATCGTGCAGCAATGCCGCATCCACCGCATAAGGCGGCGTCCATTCCGGCAGGCAAAAGAATGTTTCGGTCATGCCCTGCTCTGCGGATTCAGCATGTTCCACGGCCCCTGCTATCAGGCCGGACGTGCCCGCGCACAACGCGTCAAGGGTAGCAATTGGGGCAACAATTGGAGCAACAATTGGCGCAACGGCAGGCACAACGGCAGGTACAACAGGCACAGCAGCCACAACGGGCAAACCCGATGCGCCAGACTCTACAGACGCTACAGGCACGTCAGGCATAACAGGCATAGCAGGCATAGCAGGCAGTGCCAAATGCCACGCATGCAGCAACATACCCTGCGCACAGGCCGGGCCGCCGTATTTTCGGTCCCCCACAATGGGGTGCCCCTGTCCGGCAAGCTGCACCCGTATCTGGTGCGTTCTGCCGGTGTGCAGCCACACGGCCACCAAAGAATAATCCTTTCCCGGCTGCACGGAATACACCGTGCAGGCGGCCTCCCTGCCCTGATCCGGGCCCTGATCCGTGCCCTGTTCCGTACCCTGTTCCGTGCCCGCAACCCTGACCACGCGCTCACCGCTCCCGGTATCCCGTTTGTCCAGCCGGTCTTCCAGCCGCACAGGCTGGCCTGACCGCCACGTTCCGCGCACCCACGCAAGATACACCTTGCGCAGCCCGCCTCCCTGCCGGAAAAGATCGTGCAGTGCCCGCAGCCGCCAGTATTCCGTGGCCACCAGCAACAGGCCGGAGGTATCCTTGTCCAGCCGGTGCGCGGGGGTGGGCATAAACGGCGCACCGGCAAAACACCGCGCCAGCCGGACGGTAACGGCATCCGCATGCCCCGTCCCCGGCTGCACCGGCAGTCCGGCAGGCTTGCGCAGCACCAGCAGTCCGGGAGCGCTTCCCGCCAGTTGCAGCCCTGCCTGTGCAAGGCATGCGGTCGCATTGTCCGGGTTCAGTCCTTCGCCCATCCCGCAGGGCACGGGGGAAAAGGGCGAAACGCTGGACGCTGGAGCAACAGGAAAACCTGCTCCACCGGAAACAAATGCGGCATCAGGTGTTCCGGATATTCCGGGCGGACTGAACGTACAAGGCGCAACATCACACGGCGGCACACGCACCACATCTCCGGCAGCCAACCTGTCGTACGCTTTGGCACGCCCCTTGTTCACACGCACCTGCCCGGTGCGCAGCCAGCGCATAATAGCAGACTGCGGCATGCCGCCCAGCCTGCGTTGCAGAAACTGCAGCAGCTTTTGCCCTGCCTCTTCCGGCGTAACCGTTATGTGCCGAACCGTTCCCATATCCTGTTCCCCAGACGGGCACTCCCGTACCATGCATCACCTGAAACGATACATGCAAAAGCCCGGTGAAGTGGGCTGTGCTCGCTTCACCGGGCCGGTTTTCCGGATGCAAAACCGCGTGTACGCGGCCCGCCCTATTCCTCGTCGCTGTATTCCCGGTGCGCTTCAGTTGCTCCGGTCTGCGAAAGGTCCAGCGGGAAGGCAAGCAGCATGGTCTTGCGCTGCTTGAACCCTACGTTGCCGGGATGGGTGTTTATGCACACCACAAGGTCCTTGATACCATCGTTGTTCAGGTCCTTGATGTCATAGCCCACAACACTGCCCTTAATGCGGCGGGTCTTCCACTGCAGACCCATCCCCACGCCGTCCCAGTAGAGAGAGTGTAT is a window encoding:
- a CDS encoding RluA family pseudouridine synthase, which gives rise to MGTVRHITVTPEEAGQKLLQFLQRRLGGMPQSAIMRWLRTGQVRVNKGRAKAYDRLAAGDVVRVPPCDVAPCTFSPPGISGTPDAAFVSGGAGFPVAPASSVSPFSPVPCGMGEGLNPDNATACLAQAGLQLAGSAPGLLVLRKPAGLPVQPGTGHADAVTVRLARCFAGAPFMPTPAHRLDKDTSGLLLVATEYWRLRALHDLFRQGGGLRKVYLAWVRGTWRSGQPVRLEDRLDKRDTGSGERVVRVAGTEQGTEQGTDQGPDQGREAACTVYSVQPGKDYSLVAVWLHTGRTHQIRVQLAGQGHPIVGDRKYGGPACAQGMLLHAWHLALPAMPAMPVMPDVPVASVESGASGLPVVAAVPVVPAVVPAVAPIVAPIVAPIATLDALCAGTSGLIAGAVEHAESAEQGMTETFFCLPEWTPPYAVDAALLHDFARSVFPPELRRAPAGHPIDGY
- a CDS encoding metallophosphoesterase family protein, with the protein product MNASSPGDNNDSRTGPEQSAARAPGTPSEYGSALDVESAIVPDMMPAAVPAVVSAVEGAVEAAAVHDSGISDMSDISGISDISGISDISGTSGIYGGLAASGGALSASSQKDRPLRFIHAADLHLDAAFRGLSSEVPEAVRTVLSRATFTAFSRLVDLGCALRPDFVLLAGDIHNFEEGSLKARLALRDGCARLATAGVPVFIAHGNHDPLSRQSASIRLPDNVTVFRADTPEFFAISPPDAPAAVVHGVSHWTDKERRSLARKFSRSLHDAFQIGVLHCTLDAVATSDLYAPATMRELRESGLDYWALGHIHEPQVVSRSPYVVYPGSPQGLHINEGGAHGCVVAEVSRDGAVSLAYQQLAPVVWVTEVVDIAGFETEDALDNALNGIVAAAADRCRHAGEDWEGADGGEGQADISRMEAPAGLPWLRGADGERMPAPEVEGVVLRLRLTGRGVLDGILRKPGAVDTLLERLRETWAQERPFVWIKDMELACRPAHDMEALRRRSDLLGEALRVAASLRGEPEMEAAQPALEALFGKARLRKVVEPPDAAEMAALLEEAELLCMDMLEVE
- a CDS encoding DUF3568 family protein, translated to MPWMKRLLCILLLGLMPLQSGCVVAAVGIAAAGVTTAKSTMEEVVERSYVQPYWCVYRATHAALHEMSIGLDNVEGVKEGDVFHAKTAEYPVTVELHRITDTVTRVRVEAGKNVFQQDQATAMAVADAIHQIIARNLHTGMVVTPES